A section of the Chloroflexota bacterium genome encodes:
- a CDS encoding response regulator transcription factor: MLKVLLVEDNERLRPALRAGLDATGAVSVVQACGRGDEAVAACLEHGPTATLMDVQLDGPMDGIAAAIAIRREIPRHPVVFYSIQDDDAHYRAFLRSGILSHYAYVRKSNYLLPELIVPLLKDAVAGRSFIDSEIESRVQEVRERDEQSPMALLEPSEQAVARMLADGLSNEQIAARMGFRDKRTISRTNGQIYAAWGLSDSATDEKVARTRVAIIVREGRLLRWDADGHVCAVGAHGDLTPYPLAERAAGPPGR; encoded by the coding sequence ATGCTGAAGGTCTTGCTGGTGGAGGACAACGAGCGGCTGCGGCCGGCGCTGCGCGCAGGCCTCGACGCCACCGGGGCCGTTTCCGTCGTCCAAGCGTGTGGCCGGGGCGACGAAGCGGTCGCGGCGTGCCTCGAGCACGGTCCCACCGCCACCCTCATGGATGTGCAGCTGGACGGGCCCATGGATGGAATCGCCGCGGCGATCGCGATTCGGCGCGAGATTCCGCGGCATCCGGTCGTCTTCTATTCGATCCAGGACGACGACGCGCACTACCGGGCATTTCTCCGCTCGGGGATCCTCAGCCACTACGCGTACGTTCGAAAGTCGAACTACCTGCTGCCGGAGCTGATCGTTCCGCTGCTGAAGGACGCAGTGGCCGGCCGCAGCTTCATCGACAGCGAGATCGAGTCCCGGGTGCAGGAGGTGCGCGAGCGCGACGAGCAGTCGCCCATGGCGCTCCTCGAGCCCAGCGAGCAAGCCGTCGCCCGCATGCTGGCCGACGGGTTGAGCAACGAGCAGATCGCCGCGCGCATGGGATTTCGGGACAAGCGGACCATCAGCAGGACGAACGGGCAGATCTACGCCGCCTGGGGGCTGTCGGACAGCGCGACCGACGAGAAGGTCGCACGGACGCGGGTCGCCATCATCGTTCGGGAGGGGCGGCTCCTGAGATGGGACGCCGACGGGCATGTGTGCGCGGTCGGCGCCCACGGCGACCTCACCCCGTATCCTCTTGCCGAGCGGGCAGCCGGGCCGCCGGGGCGATAG
- the ribB gene encoding 3,4-dihydroxy-2-butanone-4-phosphate synthase has protein sequence MISITASCGHDRWGFATVDEAARAFRSGGFVLIVDDEERENEGDLTVAAEHVTAETIAFMATYGRGLICMPMTGPRLDTLRIPLMIPESVDRGGTAFTVSVDARGGTSGISARDRARTVRALIDPATSPDDLIRPGHLFPLRAAPGGVLQRRGHTEASVDLARIAGCFPAAVICEVMKDDGTMARRDDLVIFARRHGICAITVDQVVEWRQTHEIPRRQTSDSLAPAYTL, from the coding sequence GTGATATCCATCACTGCATCTTGCGGTCACGACCGATGGGGGTTCGCGACCGTGGATGAGGCCGCGCGCGCGTTCAGGAGCGGCGGCTTCGTCCTCATCGTCGACGACGAGGAGCGGGAGAACGAGGGAGACCTGACGGTGGCGGCCGAGCACGTGACCGCCGAGACGATCGCCTTCATGGCGACGTATGGACGCGGGCTCATCTGCATGCCGATGACCGGGCCGCGTCTGGACACGCTGCGCATTCCCCTCATGATCCCGGAATCCGTGGACCGAGGAGGCACGGCCTTCACCGTGTCGGTGGACGCGCGCGGCGGAACGTCGGGCATCTCCGCGCGTGACCGCGCCCGCACCGTTCGCGCCCTCATCGACCCGGCCACGTCGCCGGATGACCTCATTCGGCCGGGTCACCTCTTCCCGCTCCGAGCGGCGCCAGGGGGCGTGCTCCAGCGGCGCGGTCACACGGAGGCATCGGTCGATCTCGCGCGAATCGCGGGCTGTTTCCCCGCCGCCGTTATCTGCGAGGTCATGAAGGATGACGGGACCATGGCGCGCCGTGACGACTTGGTGATCTTTGCCCGCCGACACGGGATCTGCGCCATCACCGTCGATCAGGTCGTGGAGTGGCGGCAGACCCACGAAATTCCACGTCGCCAGACAAGCGATAGCCTCGCTCCTGCCTATACTCTCTGA
- a CDS encoding ATP-binding protein, whose translation MSVAVLDWAVRSLSFFNTIAILWLGLSVLLNAEERRWGTFVAGGGLVVGGLFFAGHTTVVSRQLGTFNGEMEFWWRVGWIPFVSPPYLWYVMVAWYASAFTRRLHRVAAILLGAIGLVGLVPIFFVSPLPSFVDLLQRRSGGAELGGVPILVLFYPAYSAVCIGLAIAALRRPPVSNRFMGDLARRRARPWLLCVSVVLLGSSVLVGAMASWVLHAVAVGELDLFSAQTVAMLKAFDVAISGLLALATVLLGRAVVSYEVFTGKALPRGGLSRQWRNSLVLAAGFGGLMAASLELPIDPIFRLMLATGVVTALYALHSWRVYVDREASIAQLRPFVTSERLYERLLADTGRGAHEGAMHPFVALCQDVLGARRAYLIPLGPAAPLTGSPLTFPEPEAGPAISPSAIERLVERLASPQTMCVALEPDAFAGAIWGVPLWSSRGLFGALLLGPKSDDGLYTQEEIEIARATGERLIDMEATAVTAGRLMALARQRLSESQVLDMRTRRALHDDVLPLLHAALLSVTSRAGSADHARSGRRATMSAASSDVARLIADAHQEIASLLRTMPPTAAARIAQVGLLPVLRDAVEGDLGHAFAQVLWRIDAEAERAMTALSPFQAEVLFGAAREAARNAARHGSADPASAPIHLSVAATVGDGQLDLRVADDGMGMGAGVGAPGGGSDGAARGTDGRTGQGLELHSAMMAVIGGTMVVTSAPGSGTTVRLTLPLEPEERAWGEQKPPSPRRATDEAG comes from the coding sequence ATGAGCGTGGCGGTGCTCGACTGGGCCGTCCGCTCGCTGTCCTTCTTCAACACCATCGCCATCTTGTGGCTCGGGCTCTCGGTGCTGCTGAATGCCGAAGAGCGTCGCTGGGGCACCTTCGTCGCCGGAGGCGGGCTCGTCGTGGGAGGGCTCTTCTTCGCCGGCCACACCACCGTGGTGAGCCGCCAGCTCGGCACGTTCAACGGTGAGATGGAGTTCTGGTGGCGAGTCGGATGGATCCCTTTCGTGAGCCCTCCGTACCTCTGGTACGTCATGGTGGCGTGGTATGCGTCCGCCTTTACGAGGCGCCTCCATCGGGTCGCGGCGATTCTCCTGGGGGCGATCGGGCTCGTCGGGCTCGTTCCGATCTTCTTCGTCAGCCCGTTGCCGAGCTTCGTCGACCTCCTCCAGCGCCGGTCCGGTGGCGCCGAGCTGGGCGGCGTGCCGATCCTCGTGCTGTTCTATCCCGCATACAGCGCCGTCTGCATCGGCCTCGCCATCGCGGCGCTCCGTCGCCCGCCCGTGTCGAATCGGTTCATGGGCGACCTGGCGCGGCGCCGGGCACGCCCGTGGCTGCTGTGCGTATCCGTGGTGCTCCTCGGGTCCAGCGTGCTGGTCGGCGCGATGGCAAGCTGGGTCCTGCACGCGGTCGCAGTCGGCGAGCTGGATCTCTTCTCGGCCCAGACCGTTGCCATGCTCAAGGCGTTCGACGTCGCGATTTCGGGCCTGCTCGCCCTGGCCACCGTGCTGCTCGGGCGCGCGGTCGTGTCCTACGAGGTGTTCACGGGCAAGGCGCTCCCCCGCGGGGGACTCTCGCGTCAGTGGAGAAACAGCCTCGTCCTGGCCGCCGGCTTCGGCGGGCTGATGGCCGCGAGCCTCGAGCTGCCGATCGACCCGATCTTTCGCCTGATGCTCGCGACCGGCGTGGTGACCGCGCTCTACGCGTTGCATAGCTGGCGGGTGTACGTCGATCGCGAAGCGAGCATCGCCCAGCTCCGGCCCTTCGTCACGAGCGAGCGGCTCTACGAGCGCCTCCTCGCGGATACGGGCCGAGGCGCGCACGAGGGCGCGATGCATCCGTTCGTCGCGCTCTGCCAGGACGTGCTGGGCGCACGGCGCGCCTATCTCATCCCCCTCGGCCCGGCGGCGCCGTTGACGGGGAGCCCGCTGACGTTCCCCGAGCCCGAGGCGGGCCCGGCCATCTCCCCTTCCGCGATCGAGCGTCTGGTGGAGCGGCTCGCATCGCCGCAGACGATGTGCGTCGCGCTCGAGCCGGATGCGTTTGCTGGCGCGATCTGGGGCGTGCCCCTCTGGAGCAGCCGAGGGTTGTTCGGCGCGCTCTTGCTCGGGCCGAAGAGTGACGACGGGCTTTACACGCAGGAAGAGATCGAGATCGCTCGCGCCACCGGCGAGCGCTTGATCGACATGGAGGCGACGGCAGTCACCGCGGGGAGATTGATGGCGCTGGCGCGTCAGCGGCTATCCGAGAGCCAGGTGCTGGACATGCGGACGCGCCGGGCCCTCCACGACGACGTGCTTCCTCTCCTCCATGCCGCCCTCCTGTCGGTGACAAGCCGAGCGGGCTCGGCAGACCACGCGCGGAGCGGTCGACGCGCCACGATGAGCGCCGCGTCTTCCGACGTGGCCCGGCTGATCGCCGATGCCCACCAGGAGATCGCGAGCCTCCTGCGCACGATGCCACCAACGGCCGCTGCGCGCATCGCCCAGGTCGGGCTCCTGCCCGTCCTCAGAGATGCCGTCGAAGGGGATCTCGGACATGCCTTCGCCCAGGTCTTGTGGCGCATTGACGCGGAGGCGGAGCGCGCGATGACCGCGCTCTCGCCGTTCCAGGCGGAGGTGCTGTTCGGCGCGGCGCGAGAGGCGGCTCGCAACGCCGCGCGCCACGGCAGCGCCGACCCAGCGTCGGCTCCGATCCACCTGTCGGTGGCGGCAACGGTCGGAGATGGCCAGCTCGACCTTCGCGTGGCCGACGACGGCATGGGCATGGGGGCGGGCGTCGGAGCGCCGGGCGGCGGGTCGGACGGCGCGGCGCGCGGGACGGACGGGCGCACGGGGCAGGGGCTGGAGCTGCACAGCGCGATGATGGCCGTGATCGGCGGAACGATGGTCGTGACGAGCGCGCCCGGGAGCGGCACGACCGTCCGATTGACGCTTCCCCTGGAGCCCGAGGAGCGGGCATGGGGCGAGCAGAAACCCCCTTCCCCTCGTCGGGCGACAGACGAGGCGGGGTGA
- a CDS encoding S9 family peptidase, which yields MRRAPDDTIADVTPRPFSVRTRVHEYGGGAFAVGGGVVYFVNDADQRIYAVRDGHAPTPLTPINSWRYADFALDPRRGLLFCVYERRVSPPDDSGDVREVVENGLAAIPLAGGPPRSLIADTDFCASPRLSPDGQRLGWLSWNHPNMPWDGTELRVARINAEGDLETPDTIAGARDGNESIFQPEWAPDGSLWFVSDRSGWWNLYRSRAGAVEALCPREAEFGLPQWVFAMSTYAFLHDSASRVLCAFCDRGVWRLGTLDANNGRLSQIDLPYVTVSGIRTSGDHAWFVGATPTEGPAIVDLDCTTGQANTIRRSSDTAIDPGFIARAEAVQFPSEGGEPAHAFFYRPRNRDFVAPPASLPPLIVMSHGGPTGATTPAYRPAIQFWTSRGFAVLDVNYGGSTGYGRAYRQRLDGEWGVVDVADCANGARWLAQRGLVDPRRLAITGASAGGYTTLAALTFTDVFSAGASSYGISDLASLARDTHKFESHYCDRLVGPYPEQRDLYAERSPVHHVDRLSSPMIILQGLDDPVVPPNQAEAMVAALRRKGLPVAYITFAGEQHGFRRSDSIARALDAELYFYSRVFGFDLAEPIEPVPIENLDEARTPSPPTIG from the coding sequence GTGCGCAGGGCCCCCGACGACACCATCGCGGACGTGACGCCGCGACCGTTCAGCGTTCGGACGCGCGTCCACGAGTACGGCGGTGGGGCATTCGCCGTGGGGGGCGGCGTCGTGTACTTCGTGAACGATGCCGACCAACGGATCTACGCGGTTCGGGATGGCCACGCGCCCACTCCCCTGACACCCATCAACTCCTGGCGATATGCCGACTTCGCGCTCGATCCGCGCCGAGGGCTGCTCTTCTGCGTGTACGAGCGCCGCGTGTCACCGCCCGACGATAGCGGCGACGTGCGGGAGGTCGTCGAGAATGGGCTCGCCGCGATCCCGCTCGCAGGAGGTCCACCCCGGTCGCTCATTGCCGATACCGATTTCTGTGCGAGCCCGCGCCTGAGCCCGGACGGCCAGCGACTCGGCTGGCTGTCGTGGAATCACCCCAACATGCCCTGGGACGGGACGGAGCTTCGGGTGGCACGGATCAACGCGGAGGGCGATCTCGAGACCCCAGACACGATCGCTGGGGCGCGGGACGGCAACGAGTCCATCTTTCAACCGGAGTGGGCCCCGGATGGGAGCCTCTGGTTCGTCTCCGACCGGTCGGGCTGGTGGAACCTCTATCGCTCTCGTGCCGGTGCGGTCGAGGCGCTGTGCCCCCGGGAGGCCGAGTTCGGCTTACCGCAGTGGGTCTTCGCCATGTCAACCTACGCCTTTCTCCACGATTCCGCGAGCCGCGTGCTGTGCGCGTTCTGCGACCGTGGGGTTTGGCGCCTGGGAACCCTGGACGCGAACAATGGTCGGCTCTCCCAGATCGATCTCCCCTACGTCACGGTCAGCGGCATTCGGACATCGGGCGACCACGCATGGTTCGTGGGAGCGACGCCGACTGAGGGGCCCGCCATCGTCGATCTGGACTGCACGACGGGCCAGGCGAACACGATCCGGAGATCGAGCGACACGGCCATCGACCCGGGATTCATCGCGCGAGCGGAGGCGGTTCAGTTCCCATCGGAGGGTGGCGAGCCCGCGCACGCATTCTTCTATCGCCCCCGGAATCGCGACTTCGTCGCACCGCCGGCTTCGCTCCCGCCCCTCATCGTGATGAGCCATGGTGGACCGACGGGCGCGACGACCCCGGCGTATCGCCCGGCAATTCAGTTCTGGACGAGCCGGGGATTCGCCGTGTTGGACGTCAACTACGGCGGGAGCACCGGCTACGGGAGGGCCTACCGCCAGCGGCTCGACGGGGAATGGGGCGTCGTGGACGTCGCCGACTGCGCCAATGGGGCACGATGGCTAGCCCAGCGGGGGCTGGTCGACCCGCGCCGGCTCGCCATCACGGGCGCCAGTGCGGGCGGCTACACGACCCTCGCCGCCCTCACCTTCACCGACGTGTTCTCCGCGGGCGCCAGCTCCTACGGCATCAGCGATCTGGCATCGCTGGCGCGCGATACGCACAAGTTCGAATCCCACTACTGCGACCGGCTCGTCGGCCCCTATCCGGAGCAGCGCGACCTGTACGCCGAGCGTTCGCCGGTCCACCACGTCGATCGGCTGTCCAGCCCGATGATCATCCTCCAGGGACTCGACGACCCTGTCGTGCCTCCGAACCAGGCGGAGGCGATGGTCGCGGCGCTCCGGCGCAAGGGCTTGCCCGTCGCGTACATAACGTTCGCGGGCGAGCAGCACGGGTTCCGCCGGTCTGATTCGATCGCGCGCGCGCTCGACGCGGAGCTGTACTTCTATTCGCGGGTGTTCGGATTCGATCTGGCCGAGCCTATCGAGCCCGTCCCCATCGAGAATCTCGACGAGGCGCGAACCCCCTCGCCCCCGACGATCGGGTGA